From a single Brassica rapa cultivar Chiifu-401-42 chromosome A01, CAAS_Brap_v3.01, whole genome shotgun sequence genomic region:
- the LOC103857713 gene encoding fe(2+) transport protein 1, with the protein MASTSTLLMKTILIVLIFVSFTISPATSTVPEECASESAHPCVNKAKALPLKIIAIATILVASMVGVGAPLFSRSVPFLRPDGDIFTVVKCFASGIILGTGFMHVLPDSFDMLSSKCLEENPWHKFPFTGFLAMLSGLITLAIDSMATSLYTSKNAVGIVPHGHGHGHGHGPANDVTFPTKDNDSETAQLLRYRVIAMVLELGIIVHSVVIGLSLGATNDTCTIKGLIAALCFHQMFEGMGLGGCILQAEYTNLKKFVMAFFFAVTTPFGIALGIALSTVYRENSPNALITVGLLNACSAGLLIYMALVDLLAAEFMGPKLQGSIKMQFKCFAAALLGCGGMSILAKWA; encoded by the exons atggcTTCAACTTCAACACTTCTAATGAAAACAATCCTCATCGTACTCATCTTTGTctctttcacaatctctccgGCAACTTCAACGGTGCCCGAAGAATGCGCAAGCGAGTCAGCGCACCCTTGCGTCAACAAAGCTAAAGCTTTGCCTCTCAAAATCATAGCAATTGCTACAATCCTAGTCGCAAGCATGGTTGGTGTTGGAGCTCCTCTCTTTAGCCGTTCCGTGCCGTTCCTGCGACCCGATGGAGACATTTTCACCGTGGTTAAGTGTTTTGCCTCGGGAATTATCCTCGGAACCGGTTTTATGCACGTTTTGCCTGATTCTTTTGACATGTTGTCATCCAAATGTCTTGAAGAGAACCCGTGGCACAAGTTTCCCTTCACGGGGTTTCTCGCTATGTTGTCTGGTCTAATTACTCTAGCCATCGATTCCATGGCTACGAGCCTCTATACTAGCAAGAACGCAGTTGGGATCGTGCCACATGGTCATGGTCATGGTCATGGTCACGGCCCCGCAAATGATGTTACCTTTCCGACAAAAGATAATGATTCCGAGACTGCACAACTCTTGCGATATCGAGTCATTGCTATG GTATTGGAGCTTGGAATCATAGTTCACTCGGTGGTCATTGGACTGTCTCTAGGAGCAACTAATGATACTTGCACCATCAAAGGACTCATCGCTGCTCTTTGCTTCCATCAAATGTTCGAAGGCATGGGTCTTGGTGGTTGCATTCTCCag GCTGAGTATACGAACTTGAAAAAGTTTGTTATGGCATTCTTTTTCGCGGTGACAACGCCATTCGGTATAGCGTTAGGAATCGCATTATCAACCGTTTACAGAGAAAACAGTCCCAATGCGTTGATCACCGTTGGACTTCTCAATGCATGCTCGGCCGGATTACTAATTTACATGGCCCTTGTCGATCTTCTAGCAGCCGAGTTCATGGGGCCAAAGCTTCAGGGTAGCATCAAAATGCAGTTCAAATGTTTCGCAGCCGCTCTTCTCGGCTGTGGTGGAATGTCGATTCTTGCCAAATGGGCCTAA